From Cellulosimicrobium cellulans, the proteins below share one genomic window:
- the cydB gene encoding cytochrome d ubiquinol oxidase subunit II: MDLAVVWFVLIAVLWTGYLVLEGFDFGVGMLLSILPRGDKEHREKERRVLINTIGPVWDGNEVWLLTAGGATFAAFPEWYATLFSGFYLPLLLILVALIVRGVAFEYRGKIRDEGWARRCDVAIQVGSWVPAVLWGVAFANLVRGVQLDADHQFVGGFFSLLSPFALLGGLVTLSLFLLHGSVFVALKTDGEIRARARQHASVFGVAALVLAGGWAVWAQVAYSVPWTWAAVVLAAGGLVAALVANRRGAEGWAFIASAVTIVAAVVLIFGSMYPDVMPAVDPANSLTIHNASSTDYTLTVMTWVAVILTPLVIAYQSWTYWVFRRRLSTKDIPAPAGLSLKKVREAAFGGASSGGSAGRDLGAGGSGDA; the protein is encoded by the coding sequence GTGGATCTCGCCGTCGTCTGGTTCGTGCTCATCGCGGTCCTGTGGACCGGCTACCTCGTGCTCGAGGGCTTCGACTTCGGGGTCGGCATGCTGCTGTCGATCCTCCCGCGCGGCGACAAGGAGCACCGCGAGAAGGAGCGCCGCGTCCTCATCAACACCATCGGCCCCGTCTGGGACGGGAACGAGGTCTGGCTGCTCACCGCGGGCGGTGCGACCTTCGCCGCCTTCCCCGAGTGGTACGCGACCCTCTTCTCCGGCTTCTACCTGCCGCTCCTGCTCATCCTCGTCGCGCTCATCGTGCGCGGCGTGGCGTTCGAGTACCGCGGCAAGATCCGCGACGAGGGCTGGGCGCGGCGCTGCGACGTCGCGATCCAGGTCGGGTCGTGGGTGCCCGCCGTGCTGTGGGGCGTCGCGTTCGCCAACCTCGTGCGCGGCGTGCAGCTCGACGCCGACCACCAGTTCGTGGGCGGCTTCTTCTCCCTCCTGTCCCCGTTCGCGCTCCTCGGCGGCCTGGTGACGCTGAGCCTGTTCCTGCTCCACGGTTCGGTGTTCGTCGCCCTGAAGACCGACGGCGAGATCCGCGCCCGGGCCCGGCAGCACGCCTCGGTCTTCGGTGTCGCGGCGCTCGTGCTCGCGGGCGGCTGGGCCGTGTGGGCCCAGGTCGCCTACTCCGTCCCGTGGACGTGGGCCGCCGTCGTGCTCGCGGCGGGCGGCCTCGTGGCGGCGCTCGTCGCCAACCGCCGGGGCGCCGAGGGCTGGGCGTTCATCGCCTCCGCGGTGACGATCGTCGCCGCCGTCGTGCTGATCTTCGGATCGATGTACCCCGACGTGATGCCCGCCGTCGACCCGGCGAACTCGCTGACGATCCACAACGCGTCGTCCACGGACTACACGCTGACCGTGATGACGTGGGTCGCGGTGATCCTCACCCCGCTCGTCATCGCCTACCAGTCGTGGACCTACTGGGTGTTCCGGCGCCGCCTGTCGACCAAGGACATCCCCGCGCCCGCCGGTCTCTCGCTCAAGAAGGTCCGCGAGGCGGCGTTCGGCGGGGCGTCGTCGGGCGGCTCGGCGGGCCGCGACCTCGGGGCCGGCGGGTCGGGAGACGCGTGA
- the cydD gene encoding thiol reductant ABC exporter subunit CydD, translated as MKPLDPRLLRHARAARGYVVLTAVLGFATAALVVAQAVVLASVLAPAIQGTAGLADLGPRVGLLAGVVAARAATSWAQERFALRAATRTVAELREQVVTHAVALGPRWLATGRGPEVATLATRGLDALEPYMVRYLPQLLLAATVTPATLAVVLGLDWVSAVIIAVTIPLVPLFMVLVGRLTAGTSERRLVVMQRLGAQVLDLLAGLPTLLAFGRARGPERRVRALGEANRRATMGTLRIAFLSGMVLELLTTLSVAVVAVGVGLRLVHGGMELEPALAVLVLAPEVYLPLRQVGLHFHASTDGIAAAEQAFAVLDEEAPEPGTTPAPALVGTTLALHGVSVRAGDRAVLAPADLDLTLRFGGSGRVVALTGPSGAGKTTSALVLLGLVRPDGGAVTLTAPGTGPLDLADVDPATFWAQVAWLPQRPVLAPGRLRDVVAGGLPVSDADLDRAARTAGLDGVLATLRGGWDTEIGRGGVGLSVGQRQRVALAAALLGDPARVPLVVLDEPTAHLDARGEQVVLDAVRAFRDQGRTVVVVAHRASLVRAADDVVEVRSTPLDDPPAPADGGADDAAALATAAPAPGPAPAERTHR; from the coding sequence GTGAAGCCGCTCGACCCGCGGCTCCTGCGCCACGCGCGGGCCGCGCGAGGGTACGTCGTCCTGACGGCGGTGCTGGGGTTCGCCACGGCAGCCCTGGTCGTCGCCCAGGCGGTCGTCCTCGCGTCGGTCCTCGCGCCGGCGATCCAGGGGACGGCCGGCCTGGCCGACCTCGGGCCGCGGGTCGGGCTGCTCGCCGGGGTCGTCGCGGCCAGGGCCGCGACGTCCTGGGCGCAGGAGCGGTTCGCGCTGCGCGCCGCGACGCGCACGGTGGCCGAGCTGCGCGAGCAGGTCGTGACCCACGCGGTGGCCCTCGGGCCGCGCTGGCTCGCGACGGGGCGCGGCCCCGAGGTCGCGACGCTCGCGACCCGCGGGCTCGACGCGCTCGAGCCGTACATGGTGCGCTACCTGCCCCAGCTGCTGCTCGCCGCGACCGTCACGCCCGCGACGCTCGCCGTCGTCCTCGGGCTCGACTGGGTCTCCGCGGTGATCATCGCGGTGACCATCCCGCTCGTCCCGCTCTTCATGGTCCTCGTCGGGCGGCTCACCGCCGGGACGTCGGAGCGGCGACTCGTGGTCATGCAGCGGCTGGGGGCGCAGGTGCTCGACCTGCTCGCCGGGCTGCCGACCCTCCTCGCGTTCGGCCGCGCGCGCGGCCCGGAGCGGCGCGTGCGCGCGCTCGGCGAGGCCAACCGGCGCGCGACCATGGGCACGCTGCGCATCGCCTTCCTCTCCGGCATGGTCCTCGAGCTCCTCACGACGCTCTCCGTCGCGGTCGTCGCGGTGGGCGTCGGGCTGCGCCTCGTGCACGGCGGCATGGAGCTCGAGCCCGCGCTCGCGGTGCTCGTGCTCGCGCCCGAGGTCTACCTGCCGCTGCGCCAGGTCGGGCTGCACTTCCACGCGTCGACCGACGGCATCGCCGCGGCGGAGCAGGCGTTCGCGGTGCTCGACGAGGAGGCTCCTGAGCCCGGGACGACCCCCGCACCCGCGCTCGTCGGCACCACCCTGGCCCTGCACGGCGTGAGCGTCCGGGCGGGTGATCGTGCCGTGCTCGCGCCCGCCGACCTCGACCTCACGCTCCGGTTCGGCGGGTCGGGCCGCGTCGTCGCCCTCACCGGCCCGAGCGGGGCGGGCAAGACGACGTCCGCGCTCGTCCTCCTCGGCCTCGTCCGCCCCGACGGGGGCGCGGTCACCCTGACCGCTCCGGGTACCGGGCCGCTCGACCTCGCCGACGTCGACCCCGCGACGTTCTGGGCCCAGGTGGCCTGGCTGCCCCAGCGGCCCGTGCTCGCCCCGGGCCGGCTGCGCGACGTCGTCGCCGGCGGCCTGCCCGTGAGCGATGCCGACCTCGACCGCGCCGCCCGCACCGCGGGTCTGGACGGCGTGCTCGCGACGCTGCGCGGCGGCTGGGACACCGAGATCGGACGCGGCGGGGTCGGGCTCAGCGTGGGCCAGCGCCAACGCGTCGCGCTCGCCGCAGCCCTGCTCGGCGACCCCGCGCGCGTCCCGCTCGTCGTGCTGGACGAGCCGACGGCCCACCTCGACGCCCGCGGGGAGCAGGTCGTGCTCGACGCCGTGCGGGCCTTCCGCGACCAGGGCAGGACGGTCGTCGTCGTCGCGCACCGGGCCTCGCTCGTCCGCGCCGCGGACGACGTCGTCGAGGTCCGCTCGACACCGCTCGACGATCCCCCGGCTCCCGCGGACGGCGGGGCCGACGACGCGGCCGCGCTCGCCACCGCCGCACCCGCACCCGGACCCGCACCCGCCGAGAGGACGCACCGGTGA
- the cydC gene encoding thiol reductant ABC exporter subunit CydC, whose amino-acid sequence MTGPRDRLANDPLWRAVGLLDVRWRRVVWAVTLGTLSLGSAVGLAAVAAWLIARASQMPPVLTLSVAVVGVRAFGISRGVFRYLERLASHDVALRGMAALRANLYTALAEGSPGALVGLRRGDLLARVGADVDAVGDVVVRALVPAGVALAISVGSVVLVGAFLPAAGVALALCLLLAAVVAPWLSARSAREVEARGAATRAAMTATTLEILEQSGPLAVSGRLDARLDDLRATDRALARVTDDGARPAGVAAGIAALAVGLAVLASLVLGIPAVTAGTLAPVELSVIVLTPLAVFEAANALPAAAVQLHRSRQAAARVVGLLDGSARRATTTARPADASVPGPAEPSSTEQASLTLDDVAAGWPGTPRVVVAGVDLDLRPGRAVAVVGPSGVGKTTLLATAAGLVPALAGRVALDGADVGALPREDAARGVVLVAEDGHVFDTTVLENLRVARGDVTAEEAAAALHDVGLDAWLAALPDGVGTLLGPDATTVSGGERRRLLVARALLSPAPLLLLDEPAEHLDAAGADALVRHLVATTRAPRGASAGGGRRGVVLATHRLSALEAVDEVLLLGVPEGTGDGPARVIARGTHADLLGLPAYRWALDQEAPAPR is encoded by the coding sequence GTGACGGGGCCCCGTGACCGCCTCGCGAACGACCCGCTGTGGCGCGCCGTCGGGCTGCTCGACGTGCGCTGGCGCCGCGTCGTGTGGGCCGTCACGCTCGGCACGCTCTCGCTCGGGAGCGCCGTCGGCCTCGCCGCCGTGGCCGCCTGGCTCATCGCGCGCGCCTCGCAGATGCCGCCCGTCCTCACGCTCTCCGTCGCGGTCGTCGGCGTCCGCGCCTTCGGTATCTCGCGCGGAGTGTTCCGCTACCTCGAGCGCCTCGCCTCGCACGACGTCGCGCTGCGCGGCATGGCCGCCCTGCGCGCGAACCTCTACACCGCCCTCGCGGAGGGCTCGCCCGGCGCGCTCGTCGGGCTGCGCCGCGGCGACCTGCTCGCCCGGGTCGGGGCCGACGTCGACGCGGTGGGCGACGTCGTCGTGCGCGCGCTCGTCCCGGCCGGCGTGGCGCTCGCGATCTCCGTCGGCTCCGTCGTGCTCGTCGGGGCGTTCCTGCCCGCCGCGGGCGTCGCGCTCGCACTGTGCCTGCTCCTCGCCGCGGTCGTCGCGCCGTGGCTCTCGGCCCGCTCCGCGCGCGAGGTCGAGGCGCGCGGCGCCGCGACGCGGGCGGCGATGACCGCGACGACGCTCGAGATCCTCGAGCAGTCCGGCCCGCTCGCGGTCTCCGGTCGTCTCGACGCGCGCCTCGACGACCTGCGCGCGACGGACCGCGCGCTCGCACGCGTGACCGACGACGGCGCCCGGCCCGCCGGGGTGGCCGCCGGGATTGCCGCGCTCGCGGTCGGCCTCGCGGTGCTCGCGTCGCTCGTCCTCGGCATCCCGGCGGTGACGGCCGGGACGCTCGCGCCCGTGGAGCTGTCCGTCATCGTGCTCACTCCGCTCGCGGTGTTCGAGGCCGCGAACGCCCTGCCCGCCGCCGCCGTCCAGCTCCACCGCTCGCGCCAGGCGGCGGCGCGCGTCGTCGGGCTCCTCGACGGCTCCGCGAGGCGCGCCACCACGACCGCCCGCCCCGCGGACGCGTCCGTCCCCGGTCCGGCGGAGCCGTCGTCCACCGAGCAGGCGTCGCTCACGCTCGACGACGTCGCGGCGGGCTGGCCGGGCACGCCGCGCGTCGTCGTGGCGGGCGTGGACCTCGACCTCCGCCCCGGGCGTGCCGTCGCCGTCGTCGGGCCGTCCGGCGTCGGCAAGACGACGCTGCTCGCCACGGCCGCCGGGCTCGTCCCCGCGCTCGCGGGCCGGGTGGCGCTCGACGGTGCCGACGTCGGCGCGCTCCCCCGCGAGGACGCGGCGCGCGGCGTCGTGCTCGTCGCCGAGGACGGGCACGTCTTCGACACGACGGTGCTGGAGAACCTGCGCGTCGCGCGCGGCGACGTCACGGCTGAGGAGGCCGCGGCGGCGCTGCACGACGTCGGCCTGGACGCCTGGCTCGCCGCGCTGCCGGACGGCGTCGGGACGCTGCTCGGCCCGGACGCCACGACCGTGTCCGGGGGCGAGCGCCGTCGTCTGCTCGTCGCGCGCGCGCTGCTGTCGCCGGCACCGCTGCTGCTGCTCGACGAGCCGGCCGAGCACCTCGACGCGGCCGGCGCCGACGCGCTCGTGCGGCACCTCGTCGCGACGACCCGCGCACCGCGGGGCGCGTCGGCCGGGGGCGGCCGGCGCGGCGTCGTCCTCGCGACGCACCGGCTCAGCGCGCTGGAGGCGGTCGACGAGGTGCTGCTCCTCGGAGTGCCCGAGGGCACCGGAGACGGCCCGGCACGCGTCATCGCGCGCGGGACGCACGCCGACCTGCTCGGGCTCCCCGCCTACCGGTGGGCGCTCGACCAGGAGGCGCCCGCACCGCGGTAG
- a CDS encoding dipeptidase — MNQASDQPEDRTGTHGDGHVEEVRAAVRGLVPRALDDLRTLVAIPSVADERLFPRAECERAAQWVADAFRAEGIDTRLEVTPDGSQVVLGHRPGPDGAPTVLLYAHYDVQPPLDDAAWTTPPFELTERDGRLYGRGAADCKGNIVTHLTALRALRALGGEDYPVGVRLVVEGSEEQGTGGLDRWVEANPGALAADAMLIQDTGNAELGLPTLTVTLRGAANVVVHVEALEGEIHSGMFGGAAPDALAALVAILASLRDENGDTTIDGVPAAVGHGTWDGVAYDEDQFRHDAGVLDGVRLVGTGSVADRLWARPVVTILGIDAPSVVGSAAAIQPRASARLNLRVPPGSDAQDLQDKLVAHLKAHAPWGVRVRVERDAVGQPFAARTSGHVFDTLTAALADAYGRETVTAGQGGSIPLCNVLAGQYPGAEIVLLGVEEPACLIHAPNESVAPSEIENLAVGEALFLARLGEG, encoded by the coding sequence GTGAACCAGGCGAGCGACCAGCCGGAGGACCGGACCGGCACTCACGGCGACGGGCACGTCGAGGAGGTGCGCGCCGCGGTGCGGGGCCTCGTGCCCCGCGCGCTCGACGACCTGCGCACGCTCGTCGCCATCCCGTCCGTCGCCGACGAGCGCCTCTTCCCGCGCGCCGAGTGCGAGCGCGCCGCGCAGTGGGTCGCCGACGCCTTCCGCGCCGAGGGGATCGACACGCGTCTCGAGGTCACGCCCGACGGGTCGCAGGTCGTGCTCGGGCACCGCCCCGGCCCCGACGGCGCGCCCACGGTGCTCCTCTACGCGCACTACGACGTGCAGCCGCCCCTCGACGACGCCGCGTGGACGACCCCGCCGTTCGAGCTCACCGAGCGCGACGGCCGGCTCTACGGCCGCGGCGCGGCCGACTGCAAGGGGAACATCGTCACGCACCTCACCGCGCTCCGGGCGCTGCGCGCGCTCGGCGGCGAGGACTACCCCGTGGGGGTCCGGCTCGTCGTCGAGGGCTCCGAGGAGCAGGGGACGGGGGGCCTCGACCGGTGGGTCGAGGCGAACCCCGGGGCGCTCGCGGCCGACGCGATGCTCATCCAGGACACGGGCAACGCCGAGCTCGGCCTGCCGACGCTCACCGTGACGCTGCGCGGCGCGGCGAACGTCGTCGTGCACGTCGAGGCGCTCGAGGGCGAGATCCACTCCGGCATGTTCGGCGGCGCCGCCCCCGACGCGCTCGCGGCTCTCGTCGCGATCCTCGCGAGCCTGCGCGACGAGAACGGCGACACGACCATCGACGGCGTGCCGGCCGCCGTCGGGCATGGGACGTGGGACGGCGTCGCGTACGACGAGGACCAGTTCCGCCACGACGCGGGCGTGCTCGACGGCGTCCGGCTCGTCGGGACGGGCAGCGTCGCCGACCGGCTCTGGGCGCGTCCGGTGGTGACGATCCTCGGGATCGACGCGCCGAGCGTCGTCGGCTCGGCCGCCGCGATCCAGCCCCGCGCCTCGGCGCGGCTCAACCTGCGGGTCCCTCCCGGCTCGGACGCCCAGGACCTGCAGGACAAGCTGGTCGCGCACCTGAAGGCCCACGCGCCGTGGGGGGTGCGGGTGCGCGTGGAGCGCGACGCCGTCGGGCAGCCGTTCGCGGCCCGCACGAGCGGGCACGTCTTCGACACGCTCACGGCGGCGCTCGCGGACGCGTACGGGCGCGAGACGGTCACGGCGGGGCAGGGCGGGTCGATCCCGCTGTGCAACGTGCTCGCCGGGCAGTACCCGGGCGCGGAGATCGTGCTGCTCGGCGTCGAGGAGCCTGCGTGCCTCATCCACGCGCCCAACGAGTCGGTCGCGCCGAGCGAGATCGAGAACCTCGCGGTCGGCGAGGCGCTGTTCCTCGCGCGCCTCGGCGAGGGCTGA